A stretch of DNA from Yoonia sp. BS5-3:
TGATTCTGTGGCCGCATTGACGCCAAAGTCTGAGCTGGAAGGCGATATGGGCGACAGCAGCGTCGGTGTGCATGCCCGGCTGATGTCCCAAGCCATGCGCAAATTGACCGGTTCGATCAATCGCTCGGGCTGTATGGTGATTTTCATCAACCAAATCCGGATGAAAATTGGCGTCATGTTCGGCTCGCCCGAAACGACGACCGGCGGGAATGCATTGAAATTCTATGCGTCCGTGCGTTTGGACATCCGTCGGATTGGTGCCCTGAAGGACCGCGATGAAGTCGTCGGTAATGCCACCCGCGTCAAGGTTGTGAAAAACAAGGTGGCCCCGCCATTCAAACAGGTCGAATTTGACATTATGTATGGCGAAGGTATTTCCAAGATGGGCGAGCTCCTTGATCTGGGGGTCAAAGCTGGCGTTGTTGAAAAATCCGGTGCGTGGTTCAGCTACGGTGATGAGCGGATCGGGCAGGGGCGTGAAAACTCCAAGCTGTTCTTGAAAGAGAACACATCTATTGCCCTGGAAATTGAGGATAAAATCCGCGCCGCGCATGGGTTGGATTTTG
This window harbors:
- the recA gene encoding recombinase RecA translates to MATADLLQMTDKKTAEKEKALESALAQIERQFGKGSIMKLGQNNPNADIESTSTGSLGLDIALGIGGLPKGRIIEIYGPESSGKTTLTLHAIAEEQKKGGVCAFVDAEHALDPTYAKKLGVDLDELLISQPDTGEQALEIVDTLVRSGAVTMVIVDSVAALTPKSELEGDMGDSSVGVHARLMSQAMRKLTGSINRSGCMVIFINQIRMKIGVMFGSPETTTGGNALKFYASVRLDIRRIGALKDRDEVVGNATRVKVVKNKVAPPFKQVEFDIMYGEGISKMGELLDLGVKAGVVEKSGAWFSYGDERIGQGRENSKLFLKENTSIALEIEDKIRAAHGLDFDLPEGSSDDLVES